The Sporosarcina sp. FSL W7-1349 genome contains the following window.
ACTACGAAAGTTGCAAGCGTTGCCATTATGTTCATCTTTGCCATTTTATTTTTTGGAATTATGCAAGACGTCGGATTATTCGACCCGCTTATTAATCGGATGATTGCGATTTCACGTGGGAATGTCATTGCAGTTGCAATTGCGACCGTTATCATTGCCGCAATTGCGCACTTGGACGGATCCGGTGCATCGACATTCCTTATTACTATTCCTGCATTGTTGCCATTGTACAAACGCTTGAAAATGAACCCTTATTTACTTCTAATGCTTGTCGGAACTGCCGCATCTATCATGAATATGGTTCCTTGGGCAGGTCCGCTTGGTAGAACGGCTTCTGTGCTGGATCTGGATGTTACGGAACTTTGGAAACCATTGATTCCAATTCAAATTATCGGTCTTGTTTTATTAGTCATGATTGCCGTCATATTGGGCTATCGTGAAAAACGATTGATTGCGAAACGAGCTGTAGCAGGAGAAGAGCTTGAGGATGAAATTTCTGAGGCAACGATTGCTGATGCACAAGTGGCGGCGGCTGTAGCAGAAGAGAATGATTTATTACGTCCAAAACTTCTTTGGATCAATGCCCTTCTGGCGATTGCTGTGATCGGCGTGCTTGTATGGGGCATTATTCCGGCAGGTTTTGCGTTCATGATCGGTGTCAGTATTGCATTGCCACTCAACTTCCCGAAAGTAAAAGATCAAATGGAACGCATTAAAGTGCACGCACCAGGCGGAATTATGATGGCGACGATTATTTTGGCCGCTGGATCTTTCTTAGGTATTTTAAACGGTACGAATATGCTGACGTCAATTGCCACAGATTTAGTAACCGTTCTACCGGCATTTGTTGCTCCGTATTTACATCTCATTATCGGTATATTCGGCGTACCTTTCGACTTGCTGCTAAGCACGGATGCATACTATTTTGCCCTGTTGCCAATTAT
Protein-coding sequences here:
- a CDS encoding CitMHS family transporter; the encoded protein is MLSIIGLITIVIIVALLISGKVSPIVGLVLVPVVGAFAAGFSFDEIGVFFTEGTTKVASVAIMFIFAILFFGIMQDVGLFDPLINRMIAISRGNVIAVAIATVIIAAIAHLDGSGASTFLITIPALLPLYKRLKMNPYLLLMLVGTAASIMNMVPWAGPLGRTASVLDLDVTELWKPLIPIQIIGLVLLVMIAVILGYREKRLIAKRAVAGEELEDEISEATIADAQVAAAVAEENDLLRPKLLWINALLAIAVIGVLVWGIIPAGFAFMIGVSIALPLNFPKVKDQMERIKVHAPGGIMMATIILAAGSFLGILNGTNMLTSIATDLVTVLPAFVAPYLHLIIGIFGVPFDLLLSTDAYYFALLPIIDQVALTFGIPSLSTAYAMIIGNIVGTFVSPLSPALWLALGLAGLEMGKHIRYSFMMMWGLSIVLLIIAVLLGVIVI